A portion of the Bacillus thuringiensis genome contains these proteins:
- a CDS encoding agmatine/peptidylarginine deiminase, translating into MKKITNLCMSAILTTSIFGGYALGKGIEKVQAKEIEKTQRKDMKKVEVRKQVGKYTMPDEKSKHEGTWLQWPHEFTYGQKYQQEVEPIWIQMTNALSKGEKVHIVAYDQEEKERITEVLIDHGVNMGKIDFFIAPTDDVWTRDTGPIFVYDNDKNLKILDPGFNGWGKKTPYKKDAHLRENLSKQLGIERIDWNKFVLEGGAFELDGNGTALLTRSAVTNKNRNAKLSEKDIEKYISDLGVTNFIWLDGVPNLDITDFHIDGFAKFHDKSTIITLNKKDLAEWGTSDKDINKLLQAKDAEGNKYKYVYLPLSKNNVTLENGKQLDYKGSYINYYIANQVILVPNYNDPNDKIANEMIQKLYPDRKVVGVDVRELYKNGGMIHCITQQQPINLK; encoded by the coding sequence ATGAAAAAAATAACGAATTTGTGTATGAGTGCTATACTAACCACATCTATTTTCGGTGGTTATGCTCTAGGGAAGGGGATTGAGAAAGTTCAGGCGAAGGAAATTGAAAAAACGCAAAGAAAAGATATGAAGAAAGTAGAGGTGCGAAAACAAGTAGGAAAGTATACAATGCCAGATGAAAAAAGCAAACATGAAGGAACATGGCTACAATGGCCTCATGAATTTACATATGGGCAAAAATATCAGCAAGAAGTAGAGCCAATTTGGATTCAAATGACAAATGCTTTAAGCAAAGGCGAAAAAGTTCATATTGTTGCATATGATCAAGAAGAAAAAGAAAGAATTACTGAGGTTTTAATAGATCACGGGGTGAATATGGGAAAAATTGATTTCTTTATCGCACCTACTGACGATGTATGGACAAGAGATACTGGACCAATTTTTGTTTATGATAATGACAAAAATCTAAAGATATTAGACCCGGGATTTAATGGATGGGGAAAGAAAACACCATATAAGAAAGATGCTCATCTTCGTGAGAATCTTAGCAAACAGTTAGGTATTGAAAGAATTGATTGGAATAAATTTGTTCTTGAAGGTGGCGCATTTGAATTAGATGGTAATGGAACTGCTTTACTAACTAGAAGTGCTGTGACGAATAAAAATAGAAACGCTAAATTGTCAGAAAAAGATATTGAAAAATATATTAGTGACCTTGGGGTAACAAATTTTATTTGGTTAGATGGAGTACCTAACTTAGATATTACTGATTTTCATATTGATGGATTTGCAAAATTCCACGATAAATCTACTATTATAACATTAAACAAAAAAGATTTAGCTGAATGGGGAACGTCTGATAAAGATATTAACAAGTTGTTGCAGGCAAAAGATGCTGAGGGTAATAAGTACAAGTATGTATATCTGCCGCTAAGCAAGAATAATGTTACATTAGAAAACGGAAAGCAACTCGATTATAAAGGTTCATATATTAATTATTATATAGCGAATCAAGTTATCTTAGTTCCTAACTATAATGATCCTAATGATAAAATAGCAAATGAGATGATTCAAAAACTTTATCCTGATCGTAAAGTTGTGGGGGTTGATGTAAGAGAGCTTTATAAAAATGGTGGTATGATCCATTGTATTACTCAACAACAACCAATTAATTTAAAATAA
- a CDS encoding response regulator transcription factor encodes MKRMLTERELEVAIYVAKGFTDVEISKKIYVTPRRISTIINHIKEKWHINSRVELGILVYHYGFIDAPLFSNKENHLFEKVAQ; translated from the coding sequence ATGAAAAGAATGTTGACCGAAAGAGAGTTAGAAGTGGCTATTTATGTAGCAAAAGGATTTACAGATGTAGAAATTTCAAAAAAAATATATGTTACCCCTCGAAGAATTTCAACGATAATTAATCATATTAAAGAAAAATGGCATATTAATTCTAGAGTGGAATTAGGTATTTTAGTTTATCATTATGGTTTTATAGATGCACCCTTATTTTCAAATAAAGAAAATCATTTATTCGAAAAGGTTGCACAATAA
- a CDS encoding helix-turn-helix domain-containing protein, producing MEFYNFGIIIKELRKKKNMSQSELCHGICSQSQISKIEKGIIYPSSILLYQLSERLGIDPNYIFALTKNKKIKYIENVKCVMRDCVKQKEYNELYEIVKKEKNENNFQSKEDRQFLLWHEAIAIYYVNGATINAFDILNRALKQTLSSSNFLSEKEISIMNSIAIIHAENEDYEKSINILKQSLINFNKIEFPREKEIKLRLIHTLTKCLHLANQYEEAIKYSEIGIKLAINMNTLYLLGELFFEKGAILLKVQHSNEVGLTYIKKALFIFELTERKQYIKMIKDKYIKNQE from the coding sequence ATGGAATTCTACAATTTTGGTATTATTATTAAAGAACTTAGAAAGAAAAAAAACATGTCACAATCTGAATTATGTCATGGAATATGTTCACAAAGCCAAATTAGTAAGATAGAAAAAGGTATTATTTATCCATCTAGCATATTGTTGTATCAATTATCTGAAAGACTTGGTATTGATCCAAATTATATATTTGCGCTAACGAAAAACAAAAAAATAAAATATATTGAAAATGTAAAATGTGTAATGAGAGATTGTGTGAAACAAAAAGAATATAATGAGCTTTACGAAATAGTGAAAAAAGAGAAAAACGAAAATAATTTCCAATCAAAAGAAGATAGACAATTTCTATTATGGCATGAAGCGATTGCTATATATTATGTAAATGGAGCAACAATTAATGCTTTTGACATTTTAAATAGAGCACTAAAACAAACCTTAAGTAGTAGTAACTTTTTATCAGAAAAAGAAATAAGCATAATGAATTCAATTGCTATAATACATGCAGAAAATGAAGACTATGAGAAAAGCATAAATATATTAAAACAAAGTTTAATTAATTTTAATAAGATAGAATTCCCTAGAGAAAAAGAAATCAAATTAAGACTCATTCATACGTTAACAAAATGTTTACACCTTGCAAATCAATATGAAGAAGCAATAAAGTATAGTGAAATAGGCATAAAATTAGCTATAAATATGAATACTTTATACTTATTAGGTGAATTGTTTTTTGAAAAAGGTGCAATTTTATTAAAAGTTCAGCACTCTAATGAAGTTGGTTTAACATACATAAAAAAGGCATTATTTATATTTGAATTAACAGAAAGAAAACAATATATAAAAATGATCAAGGATAAATATATTAAAAATCAAGAATAA
- a CDS encoding AbrB/MazE/SpoVT family DNA-binding domain-containing protein — MKTRGSTRRADSMGRIVIPMEIRRSLGIVEKDSLEMFIEEDQIILRKYQSPRACALTGDISDSNISLANGKIIVSPNGMELLIKKLQQYLLK, encoded by the coding sequence ATGAAAACAAGAGGGAGTACTCGTAGAGCAGATAGCATGGGGCGTATTGTTATTCCAATGGAAATAAGACGGAGTTTAGGAATTGTAGAAAAAGATTCTCTTGAAATGTTTATAGAAGAGGACCAGATTATTTTACGAAAATATCAATCACCAAGAGCTTGTGCACTTACAGGGGATATTTCAGACAGCAATATTTCGTTAGCGAATGGGAAGATTATTGTAAGTCCAAACGGGATGGAACTGTTAATAAAGAAGTTACAGCAATATCTTTTAAAATAA